The SAR324 cluster bacterium region GTGCTCTAGCTCCTTGAATTTTTTATCTAGGCTTTCGCGACTGTCTTCCAGACTCAGTTCCTGATACGCCTCCGCCCGTGCTGACATCTGCTCGATCTTCTCTTCCGCCCGGTCAATTGCCTCCATTGCGCTGACGTTGTCTCCAAGCCCCTCAATCGTTTGATAGATCTGCTCCTGGGCTTCTGCCTGCTTCTGCTTGGCAACGAGCAAGCTCTTCTTACGTTTGATCTCTTCGATCTTGTCTTCCAGTTGCTGATAGCCGTCTCGGAGTAAATCCGAGTTACGAGCATGTGAAGCAAGCTGCTGTCGGAATTCTTCGGAACGACGAGCGTGCTCTTTCTTACGCATCAGAGCGTCTTTCGCCAAATCATCTTTGCCCTTCTGTACCGCCAGCACAGCCTTGTCTTCCCACTTCTGCGCCTCAGCTTCTTCCTGCTCAGTCTGACGCTCAAAGCGTTTTTGCAGAGCCAGCGCTTCAGTCATTCGCTGCTTGGCCTCTCTCTTTTGGGTTTCCAGATCGCTGATCATCTGTGTCAGCATCAACTCCGGATCTTCAGCTTGGTCCAATGCGGCGTTGGCGTTGGCGCGCAGGACGTTGACGAAACGATTGAAAATACCCATAACTGCTTTCTCAGAACAATTGTTTGCGTTTATTGGAAGGCAGGATATTGAGTGCCTCCCGATACTTGGCAACCGTACGGCGTGCAACCTTAATGGAACTGCGTTTTTGCAGGATATCCGCAATCTGCAGATCTGTATAGGGGGAACGCACGTCTTCGTTCTGGACCATCTGCTGGATCATGTCCTTGATCCGCTTGGAAGAGACGGCTTCACCCTGCTCCTGATCAATGCCGCTGGTGAAAAAATATTTTAGTTCAAAGATGCCCTGTGGCGTGTGCACGTACTTGTTGGTCGTGATACGACTAACCGTTGACTCGTGCACATCAATATCTTCCGCTACATCCTTGAGTACGAGCGGTTTGAGGAAGTGGATGCCTTTTTCGAAGAAACTTCGCTGGAAGCGCAGAATACTCTTGGTCACCTTGTAGATCGTCTTCTGTCGCTGCTCGATGCTCTTCATCAACCACTGGCCCGCTTTTATTTTCTCTTGGATGTACTCCTTCGTCAAGTTGCCGTCTTCTGCCATGTTGTCCACAAGCTCCCGGTAGTAGTTGCTGATACGCAACCGCGGCATGCCGTGAGCGTTGAGAGCCACCTTATATTCATTGTTGACTTGGTAGATGAAGACGTCGGGGATGATGTAGTGGTGGGAAGGCGGAGGGGTGAAAGAGCGACCGGGCTTGGGCTCCAGTGCCATGATTTCACGGTAGGCCTCCAACACTCGCTCCAGATCCTGCTTCTGACGACGTGCAATTCGTTTCAGATCCTTGCATTCAAGCAGTTCCATGTCCTGCTCTACGATTCGATAGCACAGCTCATCACTCCGGCCCAACAAGCGCAGTTGAATCAGCAGACATTCCTGCAAACTGCGGGCTCCCACTCCATTAGGATCAAAGGTCTGAAGCTGAAAGAGCACCTCTTCCACGAAGGCAGCAGCTCTAGGGGAAACCTGTACCCTGTTCTCCAGATCTTCCTCTAACTCTTCTTCCTCAAAAACTGGTGGTGGAGGTAGGTTCTTTCCTCGGCGAGACTTTCGTTTACCATCTCCCATCACCCCTTTTTCCTGCTGGTAGCGCAGGTCCATCCAGTAATCGTCTAATTCACGCTCGACCGTGAGTTCATCACTGTCCAGCACTTCCAGAATTCGATCCTGCAATTCTGGATTGCCTTCCAAAATTTCTCGAATGCTTGTGACCAGGTAGCCATTATCAGCAATATTACCAGCCAAGTAGTGAGCGACCTCAACCTCCAGCTTGCTCATGCGCACCAAGCCCACTTGCCACAACAAGTGGTCCTGCAGCGATTCGTCTTGGGCCAACGTGGCTTCCAGGGAAGGAAGCTCATCATCGTCGCCACCGCTACGAATTCGTCGGTCCTGGTACTGACCATACTGATCGACCTGCTCCACGTACTGCTGCCAGTCCACCTCTTCCTGGGCAGTCGTCTCCTCTTTCTCTTCTTCTCGAGCGGTTTCATAGGTCTCTTCGCTGACCGGCACTTCGGTCTGCTCTGTCGTCATCTCCCGCTGTTCTTCGCTGGGATAGGTGTCGATGTCCATCGACTCCTCCAACACAGGATTTTCAACAAGCGACTGTTCAATCAGTTCTTCCAGTTCGGCGCGTGACAGCTGCAATAATTTGATTGCCTGCTGGAGCTGCGGGGTCATGATGAGCTGCTGCGTCATCTTCATTTGCAGCTTCATATGCATGGCCATAGGACGTCTCGGCTGGGAAATTGAGGGGATGTTACCAACAATCCGGTTGGTCTTGGCGAGTCTTTTCCAAAAGTAGGCAATACCCTAATCGATTGGCATTTAAATTGCTAGAGGAAAATATAAAATTTGCTCAATTTGCTCTTAAAAAGCGAAAGTCTCGCCCAGATAAACCTTCCTTGCCTGCTCATCTTTCGACAATTCTTCCGGTGTTCCACTGACCAAGAGCGTACCCTCGTTCATGATGTAGCCTCGATCAATGATACCAAATGTCTCTCGGACGTTGTGATCTGTGATCAACACCCCAATATTGCGCCGTGCGAGCTGTCGAACCGTCTCCTGGATGTCTGCAACGGCAATCGGATCAACCCCTGCGAAGGGCTCATCCAGCAGGATAATTGAAGGCTCCAGCACCAGCGCTCGGGCAATCTCAGTACGACGACTCTCTCCCCCAGAGAGCGCATAGCCCTTGAGATGTCGAACATGAGCGATCCCCAACTCTTCTAATAACATCTCCAGGCGTTCTTTTCGCTCGGCCTTGCTGATCGGTAACAGTTCAAGAATCGCCATCAGGTTGTCCTCAACAGTCAGCTTGCGAAAGATCGAACGCTCCTGTGATAGATAACCGATCCCACAACGCGCCCGCTTGTGCATGGGGTAGTGTGTAATCTCAGCCTCATCCAGATAAATCGTGCCTCGATCCGGACGGACTACTCCTGCGATCATGTAGAAAGTCGTTGTCTTGCCAGCGCCATTAGGTCCCAACAGGCCCACAATGCTACCCTGCTCGACTTCCAGCGAGACCCCTTTGACGGCCTGCCGACCTCTGTAGATTTTAACCAGTTGCTCTGCAGAAAGTTTACGTCGTTCCATGACTGTATTCCGAAGCTCTTTTTTTCAGTGAGGTGGTTATAGGATATTAGGAGAGTCTACACTCTAATGCAGTCGTTTTTTGGTAGGAATCTGCATTTTCTTTAAGAAAAGAGGGCAGAGAGTTGCGCTATTGTCGAGAGGAAGAATCGTGGAAGGAATTCGTTGGTTGGGGATGGTAGGGATCATCAGTAACTAGGGTGAGACACTGCAAACGCTCTCAGGCTATCGGAATAGTACCGATAGCCCGTAGCATTTGCTGGTTCTGCAGAGCCTATTCCACTTCCCGTAACTCAGAAGGAATAACCAGCGCTCAACTGCAGTACATTTGCGTTACCCTTGTACTTACCAGTCAGATCTGGATTAGTTCGAGTCGTACTGGGTAGGAAGTCACTCACTAGATAAGCCAAATCCATCAGGAAAGCGCGACGCTTATAACCAGCACCGACAAAGAAACTATTTCGGCCAGCTCCATCTGGAGTGGTAGGCCCCAGTGTCGATTCTGGAATCGGGCTTGCCGTTTTATAATAGCCTCCTCGAACTTTTAAGTAATCCGTGAACGTGTAAAAACCACCAATTTTATAGTCCACAACATCTTCCCAATTCTGCTTAATCACAGTTGTTCCATCACCTGGCAACCCTTTGTCGTATCGGATTAAGACCTCATCGTAGGCAGACCAGCCACTACGCAACAGTCCAGCTTCAATTGCATAAGCACCTGGGATGTAGCCATCTCCTGAAGAAAAGGACTTCAAAGAAATAGCCATTTCTAGTAGATCAGGGTACTTGATGTCGACAGAGATTCCACCATCTGGAAAGAGGTTTGTAAAAACTGGAGGAGCCTTACTGGTATCAAATTTAGCATCTCCCTCTCCACTGACTGTGAAGCGAGAGGTATAATTCGCTGCTGCCGCTATTGTTCCTGTGTCGTAGAGAATCGATGCGTTATAACCATTAGCAGTCCCCTTACCCCCAAGAGTTACGGAGAAGCTGTCATTACCACTGTAAACCACCTCCCGTTCCAACTCGATATGGGCTGCATAGAAATTAAGACCCCCTCCAACTGAGAAATCTCCGAAACGCCCAGCTACCACAACCGGTTGGTTTAGTGTTGCCAATTTGATCCGGGTCAACACATCTCGCCCAGCCCAATCTTTAGGCCACTCAACACTTGAATTGAAGGGCAGATTCGCACCTGTTCCTACTGCCATATCTCCATTGTTGTAGACCGCATAGATGTGTGGAGCGACTGATGGATCAGTCTGAGAATCTGCACTGCTCCCTCCATTAAGGTCTTTGTAATTGTATTTGGTTTCATAGCGAGCAAAACCACCGTATATATGAATGCCTGTCTCTAGCTTGACCATCGCTGATGGATTTTGAACAACCAGACCAGCGTTGTCAAAGAAGGTAATTCCCCCCTGTCCTTGAGCAGTGTAGGAGGCTCCAGACTGGGGCGTATTGAAACCAGCTGCTTGAACAGTACCGCCCAACACCACAAAGGAGAGGGCTGCGAGAAAGTGACGGAGCGCTTTCATGATGATTCTCCTTAGTTGACGTTAGTACAGGTTGTGATGTTGATTTCTTTTGATGGATCCAAGACTTTCCCAGTTGCCAAGAAACAGGCTGCTTGTTGCTGCGCCCTCAGAGTAGCTTCTGTCTTCCAGTTAACTAGAGATCGGTGTACCACTGACTCTGTATTCTCTGTTGTTGACTTATAGTTACTCGGATTGAAAATCCAGCGACTTCGAGTCCTGTTATCCGAAGCACCATCACCATCTTTATAAGTGGTCACTCCTTCTGCCAAAGAGAGCAGATCCGTATTTGAATTTGGAGTAGTTAGGTCTCCTAAAATTTGCTGTATCAAGATTTCATCTGAATTTGAGAGAGAGGCACTTGAAAGAGGATCGATACCACCTTTGAACACTGCGTGAGTAGCAGCTAATTCTACACCTAACATAGTAGAATTTAGTGTTTCCTGTCCATCTTTGGTACTTGTATCAAAGCCAGAAGCTGCGGCAACACCTTCACGGATTCCTGGACCAAAATCACCACTGAGAAGAATATCTATCAAATCTCCTCCTGGGTTGTTAAGCACAAAACGCTCTGCTGGAAAATTGCTAGCTATCAAATTACTACCAATCATACCCGCCCCACTAAATCCAAAGTAGTATACTGGTGTAGGTGTACCGATAGCTCCAAAGATTCTTGGATTAGCTTCAAGCAACGTTCTTATACGAAATAAGTCAAACTGTGTCTGAATAAAGTAGCCAACAGAAAGTGCTGGATTATCAAAGCGTATAAAGGCTGCGCCAGAATCATCTGCCAAGTTACCATTACCATTCACATCTTCATAAGTGCGCTCTCCGTGACCCCAAAAATCAATTACAATAGTTGCAAAGTTCTTGCTGGCCAGAGTATTCATCACTGTAAACACCTGCTCTTTCACGTCTGTAATTCCTGGCATGAAGACTACGACTCCCTCAACAGAATTGGGCACAGAAAGCCAAAAGCCAATCTTACCATTGAGTGCCGGGTTACTATTCGGACAATCTGTGCCTGGTGTTGCCGCACGATTCAATAGATCTAGTTCCCATCCATTTGCTGTCTGAGCCAAGAAATTCTGACAAGGGAAGTAACCCTTGTAGAGTACGCTAACGTTATCAGTTGGAATACTGGCAACAGCAACATCATCCTTCAAAATTTTAGTATCTGGACTGGCTAGACTAGTCAACACTGCTGATTTTAAATCAACAGGTAGATCTCCTAGTGTTGCATTACTTGGGTAACTTGTTGCCCAACTCACATTATCTGAGATTGCCGATGATGTATTCGCAAGATTTGCTTGAACAGCACTGAGTAATGATGCTGTACCTGCGGCCACGACGGGATCTTCTGGCTCTGTAGTAAATGTGAATAATTGAGCCAAGTCATTATACGTTTCAATCTGACCCAATGCCTGAAGTGTCGCAACTAGAGGAGCGTAACTTGTTCTGAGGCCTTCCAATCCATTAGCTGTATCTAAATCATCGAAAAGGGTATTTACAATCTTTCCATCAACTACAATCGGACTTGGATTGGTAAGAATGTTTGTCAGGGCATCTGGTGAAATATTATTACCCTGAGCATCACCCAAACTAGTTTTCACAGCAACCGCATACATTGTTCCTGCCTGAAAAGTATCTGCTTCAGGAACTAAAACTAATTCATGATTGGCATCCTGATAGACAACTTTGAAATTTCCACCTCCTCCTGTCGGCATAGGACGTATAGGTGCTGCGTTTGAATCTGTCAGATTGAGAATCAATAAGTTTTGAGCCAAGTTTGATCCTGCCAGAGCGTTCCAGTTGCCATCTTCGTCATACAGACTGGCTAACGGAGCGCTGAAAGGGATGCGGACTGGCATCAAGCGACTAACACCCTGTAACTGACTTTCTGCAGGAAGCGCAGCATTGACATTAGCAAGAACTACATCACTGGGTTGAGGAGCCAAACCTTCTGAGGTACTGAACTTGGCAATCGTATTTGCAGCACTTTCCTCTCCACTCGTCACTGTTGGGGCTGGATCCTTGCTCGCA contains the following coding sequences:
- the lptB gene encoding LPS export ABC transporter ATP-binding protein, which produces MERRKLSAEQLVKIYRGRQAVKGVSLEVEQGSIVGLLGPNGAGKTTTFYMIAGVVRPDRGTIYLDEAEITHYPMHKRARCGIGYLSQERSIFRKLTVEDNLMAILELLPISKAERKERLEMLLEELGIAHVRHLKGYALSGGESRRTEIARALVLEPSIILLDEPFAGVDPIAVADIQETVRQLARRNIGVLITDHNVRETFGIIDRGYIMNEGTLLVSGTPEELSKDEQARKVYLGETFAF
- a CDS encoding PspA/IM30 family protein; amino-acid sequence: MGIFNRFVNVLRANANAALDQAEDPELMLTQMISDLETQKREAKQRMTEALALQKRFERQTEQEEAEAQKWEDKAVLAVQKGKDDLAKDALMRKKEHARRSEEFRQQLASHARNSDLLRDGYQQLEDKIEEIKRKKSLLVAKQKQAEAQEQIYQTIEGLGDNVSAMEAIDRAEEKIEQMSARAEAYQELSLEDSRESLDKKFKELEHESPDMDDELMALKQRALPDTQKKLPETTTTPEAPAEEEDKPIIPPVSNIGMFGKMK
- a CDS encoding outer membrane protein transport protein, giving the protein MKALRHFLAALSFVVLGGTVQAAGFNTPQSGASYTAQGQGGITFFDNAGLVVQNPSAMVKLETGIHIYGGFARYETKYNYKDLNGGSSADSQTDPSVAPHIYAVYNNGDMAVGTGANLPFNSSVEWPKDWAGRDVLTRIKLATLNQPVVVAGRFGDFSVGGGLNFYAAHIELEREVVYSGNDSFSVTLGGKGTANGYNASILYDTGTIAAAANYTSRFTVSGEGDAKFDTSKAPPVFTNLFPDGGISVDIKYPDLLEMAISLKSFSSGDGYIPGAYAIEAGLLRSGWSAYDEVLIRYDKGLPGDGTTVIKQNWEDVVDYKIGGFYTFTDYLKVRGGYYKTASPIPESTLGPTTPDGAGRNSFFVGAGYKRRAFLMDLAYLVSDFLPSTTRTNPDLTGKYKGNANVLQLSAGYSF
- the rpoN gene encoding RNA polymerase factor sigma-54, which encodes MAMHMKLQMKMTQQLIMTPQLQQAIKLLQLSRAELEELIEQSLVENPVLEESMDIDTYPSEEQREMTTEQTEVPVSEETYETAREEEKEETTAQEEVDWQQYVEQVDQYGQYQDRRIRSGGDDDELPSLEATLAQDESLQDHLLWQVGLVRMSKLEVEVAHYLAGNIADNGYLVTSIREILEGNPELQDRILEVLDSDELTVERELDDYWMDLRYQQEKGVMGDGKRKSRRGKNLPPPPVFEEEELEEDLENRVQVSPRAAAFVEEVLFQLQTFDPNGVGARSLQECLLIQLRLLGRSDELCYRIVEQDMELLECKDLKRIARRQKQDLERVLEAYREIMALEPKPGRSFTPPPSHHYIIPDVFIYQVNNEYKVALNAHGMPRLRISNYYRELVDNMAEDGNLTKEYIQEKIKAGQWLMKSIEQRQKTIYKVTKSILRFQRSFFEKGIHFLKPLVLKDVAEDIDVHESTVSRITTNKYVHTPQGIFELKYFFTSGIDQEQGEAVSSKRIKDMIQQMVQNEDVRSPYTDLQIADILQKRSSIKVARRTVAKYREALNILPSNKRKQLF